The following proteins are encoded in a genomic region of Phalacrocorax carbo chromosome 2, bPhaCar2.1, whole genome shotgun sequence:
- the DUSP22 gene encoding dual specificity protein phosphatase 22 isoform X3 — protein sequence MTITDFGWEDALSVVRAARSCANPNMGFQRQLQDFEKHDVDQFRQWLKEEYGENSSQDLQEAKSLLSKYKEQAELQQNTGGRQWNNNFSSVPSLSYNNYTTET from the exons ATGACCATCACAGACTTCGGTTGGGAAGATGCACTGTCTGTTGTCCGCGCAGCAAGATCCTGTGCCAATCCTAACATGGGCTTCCAGAGGCAGCTACAGGACTTTGAAAAACATGATGTTGATCAG TTCAGGCAGTGGCTGAAAGAAGAATATGGGGAAAACTCTTCTCAGGATCTGCAAGAAGCCAAAAGTCTTCTGAGCAAATATAAAGAGCAGGCAGAATTGCAGCAGAATACTGGAGGAAGACAGTGGAATAACAACTTCTCATCTGTGCCATCTCTCTCATACAACAACTACACAACAGAGACCTAA
- the DUSP22 gene encoding dual specificity protein phosphatase 22 isoform X2 — MLEGVKYLCIPAADSPSQNLARHFRESIKFIHECRLTGEGCLVHCLAGVSRSVTLVVAYIMTITDFGWEDALSVVRAARSCANPNMGFQRQLQDFEKHDVDQFRQWLKEEYGENSSQDLQEAKSLLSKYKEQAELQQNTGGRQWNNNFSSVPSLSYNNYTTET, encoded by the exons GGAGTGAAGTATCTGTGCATTCCTGCTGCTGACTCACCCTCGCAGAACTt ggcaaggcatttcagagagagCATCAAATTTATCCATGAGTGCCGGCTTACAGGTGAAGGCTGCCTGGTTCATTG CCTTGCAGGTGTCTCCAGGAGTGTAACATTGGTGGTTGCCTACATCATGACCATCACAGACTTCGGTTGGGAAGATGCACTGTCTGTTGTCCGCGCAGCAAGATCCTGTGCCAATCCTAACATGGGCTTCCAGAGGCAGCTACAGGACTTTGAAAAACATGATGTTGATCAG TTCAGGCAGTGGCTGAAAGAAGAATATGGGGAAAACTCTTCTCAGGATCTGCAAGAAGCCAAAAGTCTTCTGAGCAAATATAAAGAGCAGGCAGAATTGCAGCAGAATACTGGAGGAAGACAGTGGAATAACAACTTCTCATCTGTGCCATCTCTCTCATACAACAACTACACAACAGAGACCTAA